One region of Cucurbita pepo subsp. pepo cultivar mu-cu-16 chromosome LG03, ASM280686v2, whole genome shotgun sequence genomic DNA includes:
- the LOC111789956 gene encoding chaperone protein dnaJ 8, chloroplastic-like encodes MASVATAGISIARTGSSSSSSSFWIRHRNRSNKDRSSRNRVRVTCSSSLLDPYQTLRIQPGASESEVKKAFRRLALQYHPDVCRGSNCGVQFHQINEAYDIVMNNLRGISTPIETRESCEEGVDEAMRGMDDPDWELWEEWMGWEGAGIRDYSSHINPYI; translated from the exons atgGCGTCCGTTGCTACTGCTGGAATCTCCATCGCCCGCACTGGTTCTTCGTCCTCTTCGTCTTCGTTCTGGATCCGCCATAGAAATCGTTCCAACAAGGATCGGAGTTCTAGGAATCGAGTTAGGGttacttgttcttcttctctgcTGGATCCTTATCAAACTCTTCGGATTCAACCTGGCGCCTCTGAATCTGAGGTCAAAAAGGCCTTCCGACGCCTCGCTCTTCAG TATCATCCTGACGTTTGTAGAGGAAGTAATTGTGGCGTGCAGTTTCATCAAATCAATGAAGCTTACGAT ATTGTGATGAACAACTTAAGAGGTATATCGACACCAATAGAGACACGTGAATCGTGTGAGGAAGGGGTGGATGAAGCGATGAGAGGAATGGATGATCCTGATTGGGAGTTATGGGAAGAATGGATGGGATGGGAAGGAGCAGGAATTCGGGATTATTCCTCGCATATCAATCCCTACatttag